The following DNA comes from Winogradskyella sp. PG-2.
TTTAATTCATAATTCCCTACAACTTTATTTAAACCCAAAGAATCCTTAATTGAGTTATACGTTACATTTTCAGGAATAGAATCTTTACTTTTAAGTAGTTCAGCTATTTTATTATACAAACTAATTGCGTCTATTTTATATTTTTTACTTTGACTAAATAAATTTACTCTATCATTCATATATTTAATCACCATATTTTTATAATGATTATCAGTAAGGACATAGTTTATTAGCTCTTCTGAAACTAATCCTTTTGCTTGTTCTTGATACCAATTAAAATTTGATAACTCATCGAGATTTTTGTAAACAGTTGAACGAATTCTTTCATTATAATTATCAAGAGTAGTTTTATCGGTTTCGTATAAATTTTTCAAATCCTTAATTATATAACTATACTTTTCTGGCACATTATCAATATTTCTTTTAAAATTATCATAACCATTCGAAATAGTATTGAAAGAGCGATAATTATAGCCTATAGTTACATAGTTTTCTGTTCTATAATCTTCGTAGGTATACTTATCATTCAATATTAGTTTTGCAATTGAATCTGTATAAATTTGATAATCAAAAATCGTTTTTGAATTCTCAATATCCTTCACTAAATCATTTTGAACCTCTTTTAAGATACTTGTTATTTTGTCCTCATTAATTTTTTTCTGATTACTATTATTAATATTTAGCGCAATTAAAATACCAATAACAACTAAAACTATTTCTCCAATAGCATATAGCAAATATTTACTGAATTTGTTTTCAGTAAGTAAATTTTGACGGATTTTTCGGAAGAATTTAATCATTGGTTTCTTGGTTGATCTTAATGAAGGCTAACGGTTTTGTATAAGATTAGTTGCGTATTTTAAGAACTAAAGTTAGCAAATAAATCACAGATAGAAAGTCCGCGAGGACTTTCGTAAATAGGCTAGAACTAGCAATTAATTTTATACGTTGTTGTAGGTAGTTATTATTCTATTTTTTTAAATTTATAGTTATTGTTTACCATAAATCCATCTACTTTTTTATCAACTGAAAATTCAATTGTAGTACCACTTTCTAAATCTATGAATTTGGTATTTGTCATAGGAATAAGTTTTAAGTTACCAAAAGGGGTATTAGGTACAAAAAGTTGATTTTCTTTATATTCCACTTTAAGAGTTGTATCATATTTTTTAAGTTCATATTTCCCAATATATTTTTTTAAAACAGAATCTTCTAATTTTATAAGTTCGATTGTTCTAGGCTGACTTAGTGACCAATTATAATAATTAGAGATAGCATTTTTAATTTCTGATATTAACTTGCCTCCATTGTCAGCGTTTGTCATAACTATTACTGCATTACCTTGATAAGCATATGCTTTCATATCATTAGTAAAGCCAGCATTTTTACCACCATGTCCAAAAATTAAAGAATCTTTCTGGTTTTGTAAAGAAGGACCAAGTCCCCAATCATTTTTATGTTTTGTGAGCATTTTGTCAACAGTTTTTCTTGTTAAGACACCATCTTCTTTACCTTGTACTATATTCTGTATTTCTATACAATACATTGCTAAATCTGAAGCTGTAGTCCATAAACCCGCTGCTGCTTGTTCTGGATAATTGTTCCATAAGCCTTTAATTAATTTGCCATTTCCGTCGTAAGCAGAACTAATATTGTTTTGCCATTCTTTAGTTATTGGTTGTAAATACGTGCTGTTTTTCATTCCAATTGGAAGCAGAATGTTTTTAGACATGTATTCATCAAGAGTTAATCCACTGACATCTTCAACTACTTTTTCCATTACTGTATAACCACCACCAGAATATCTCCACATACTTCCAGGGATAGTATCGACCAATATTTTTGCTGTATTTCCATTACCATTTAAAACATCAATGATCTCAGGAAATTCATCTGTTTGTTGGTAACCGGGAAAGCCATGAACTGTCATTCCTGCTGTATGCGTTAATAGTTTTTCAAGCGTTACTTTTTCAGTATTAGTAAACTTGTTTTCTGGAATCTGCCAATTTTTTAAGTAAAAGTTCACATCTTTATTTAAATCAAGGCTATCATTCTCATAAAGTTTTAAAGCCGACAAAGCAGCCAGAGGCTTACTTATAGAACCTGCTTGGAATAGAGTATTCTCATCTACTTTGGTTCGAGTATCTGTATTTGCAAATCCGTATCCTTTTGCCCATTTAATCTTTCCGTTTTCGACAACTGATATACTAACACCTGGGACTTTGTAATAATCCATCCTTTCTTTAATGTTGAATTTCTGGATTGAATCTCCTTCTATTTGAATATTCTTTATCAATCCATTTTCAATAGCACTTATTTCTGCTTGAATTTGGCTATCTTTTTGAGCAAAGCAATTGCTTATTAGGCTTAATGAGAAAATTAGATAATAGATGTTTTTCATAATAGTGGCTTTAATTACCTACAACGAGTTTGTGTATGATTTCGTTGCGTGTTTCAGCAACTAAATTAGCAAATACAAACCGAATAGAAAATCCGCGAGGATTTTCGTA
Coding sequences within:
- a CDS encoding serine hydrolase domain-containing protein, with the protein product MKNIYYLIFSLSLISNCFAQKDSQIQAEISAIENGLIKNIQIEGDSIQKFNIKERMDYYKVPGVSISVVENGKIKWAKGYGFANTDTRTKVDENTLFQAGSISKPLAALSALKLYENDSLDLNKDVNFYLKNWQIPENKFTNTEKVTLEKLLTHTAGMTVHGFPGYQQTDEFPEIIDVLNGNGNTAKILVDTIPGSMWRYSGGGYTVMEKVVEDVSGLTLDEYMSKNILLPIGMKNSTYLQPITKEWQNNISSAYDGNGKLIKGLWNNYPEQAAAGLWTTASDLAMYCIEIQNIVQGKEDGVLTRKTVDKMLTKHKNDWGLGPSLQNQKDSLIFGHGGKNAGFTNDMKAYAYQGNAVIVMTNADNGGKLISEIKNAISNYYNWSLSQPRTIELIKLEDSVLKKYIGKYELKKYDTTLKVEYKENQLFVPNTPFGNLKLIPMTNTKFIDLESGTTIEFSVDKKVDGFMVNNNYKFKKIE